A region from the Lycium barbarum isolate Lr01 chromosome 8, ASM1917538v2, whole genome shotgun sequence genome encodes:
- the LOC132604935 gene encoding uncharacterized protein LOC132604935, which translates to MMSLLHIFLALLIMASMSKAELINVDNPLLVQQLVLCLKINVERHALRDAQLHLTKNLACFIATIVVNGVSVFHQEPLGIKSVVHATIIGRQREEDQNVHEIKLVMKKMICIGSILYLFSLFDLLEMGFLICCKIKNYYFLILFSVW; encoded by the exons ATGATGAGTCTTCTTCACATTTTTTTGGCTTTGCTCATCATGGCTTCAATGTCAAAAGCTGAATTAATCAATGTGGACAACCCCCTGTTGGTCCAACAACTTGTCCTGTGCCTAAAAATA AATGTGGAGAGGCATGCATTAAGAGATGCTCAGCTACATCTCACAAAAAACCTTGCTTGTTTTATTGCAACCATTGTTGTGAATGGTGTCAGTGTGTTCCACCAGGAACCGTTGGGAATAAAGAGTGTTGTTCATGCTACAATAATTGGAAGACAAAGAGAGGAGGACCAAAATGTCCATGAAATTAAATTAGTTATGAAAAAAATGATTTGTATTGGAtcaattttatatttattttctttgtttgatCTTCTTGAGATGGGATTTCTCATATGTTGTAAAATCAAGAATTATTACTTCTTGATTCTGTTTTCTGTTTGGTAA